Sequence from the Nitrosopumilus sp. genome:
ATTTTGAATAACACAGCAACACCGCCATACAAGGCATTCTTGTTTCAAGGACATGTGCTTGATGAGAAAGGAGGTAAAATGAGCAAAAGCAAAGGCAATGTATTGGAAGGAGCAGAATTGCTTCAAAAATATCCTGCAGATTTGGTAAGATTCTACTTTATGTGGAAGGCAAGCCCAATCGAACCGCTAAGTTTCAGTACTGATGAATTAATGTCAAGACCATACCAGGTGATAAATACATTATTCAATCTGCACCTGTACTTTCAACAAAATAGCCAATACGACAATTTTGATCAAACTAACACAATCGAATGGGCAAAACAAAATAATCTGCTTACGTCACCAGATATTTGGCTATTATCGAAACTTCAAAAATTAATTCAAACACTAACTGAAAAAAATCAGACATGCAAGTTTCATGAAGGAGCAAAAGCAATTGATGATTACATCATCAACAATATTAGTCAAATATACATCCCAATTACAAGAGGAGAGTTATGGGATGAGGACGAAGGCAAAAAGAACAGGAGATTGGCAATTTATGCCGTACTTGGTGAAATTCTAAAGACATTAGATATTCTGATTCATCCATTTTGTCCATTTACAAGTGAGCATCTATATCAAACAGTTTTTCCCGGAAAACAAAGCATCCTACTTGACAAATGGCCATCATATCAAGAGTCATTGGTAAATGAAGAAATTGAAGAAGCATTTGACATTATGAAAGATGTTGTATCCATTTCATCTGCTGCAAGAATGAAAGGAAAACTAAAGAGGAGATGGCCTCTAAATGAAGCACAAATTTGTGTTAAAGAAGGACAGAAACAAAAACTACAATCATTATCAGAGTTATTGCAATCTCAACTAAATGTAGAAAAATTTTCTATCTTTGAAACAAAAAGAGATTCAGGTCTTGAACAAATTCTAGAATTAAAACAATTAGGATTACCAATCAAAGGAATCGTAGAACTGGAAAGAAAAAGAATTGGACCAAAAGCAAAACAACACATGGGAAAATTAGTGTCAACATTTAATGAAACAAATCCAGAAGAAATTATTTCATCTTTGCAAAAAGAATCAAAATATGATTTTAATATAGATGGAGAAATAATTTCATTAGACAAGGAAGATTTTACAATAGATTTTGATGCAAGCGAGAATTTTGCAGCGGCAAAAAGAGACAACTACATTGTACTAATTTCAACATCCAGAAATAAAGAGATGATGGCCAGAGGGTTAATCAAAGACATTGCAAGAAGACTGCAGACATTAAGAAAAGAAAGAGGATATACGCCAACAGATGTTCTAGAAGTTGCATCAATTTTAGAACTTGATGAAGAATCACTTGAAATGGTCAAAGATAAAGCTGAGGAACTAGCATTTCTTGTACGAGTCAAAAAAGTGAATTTTGAGGAAACTTGTAAAGAATACAAAGATGACGATATTGATGGTCAAAAAATCAAAATTTCTGTAGAATGATTTTTTGAAAGAAATGGAATATTTTTATTACAAACACAAATGACATAAGCAAATGTCCGAATCAAAACCAAATGTTGTTGGAATTAACGTTCTAAAACAAAACGGCCTAGATGTGGATGAGTTGGTTAAAGAATTAATCAAAAATGCAGCTGTAGAATTTACTGCGTACTATTACTTTACCAATCTTAGAGCACATTGTACAGGCATGGAAGGTGAGGGATTGAAAGGAATTATCGAAGATGCAAGATTAGAGGATCTTAGTCACTTCGAATCATGTATTGAGAGAATTTACCAATTAGGTGGATCTCTTCCAAATGATGCAACAGAATTTATCAAAATTTCTGGCTGTGAATTCTTACAACTTCCAGCAAATCCAACAGATCATAAAGCGATTCTAGAAAAATGTCTTAAAGCAGAGCAAGGTGCAATTGTCAATTGGGATAAAATTTGCAAAATGACTTTAGGTAAAGATCCTGCTACATACGATATTGCAAAAGACATCTTGGCTGAAGAGATTGAACATGAGTCTTGGTTCCTAGAGTTAATCTACGGAAGACCGTCTGGACACATGAGAAGAAAATATGCTGGAGAAAGACCACATACAAGAAAACATTCTAGAGCATTAGATATGGCATAAGTGCCAAATCATTTTCTTTATTTAAAATTCATCATCAAGGTGACTTTATTGACGACATGTTGTGAATATGCGTTGTTTTATCACGGTTAAATAGAAAAATCACGTATTGATATCATGGTAAAACAGATTAGTCTGGATGCTTGGCAAATCCAGCATTTGTCAGATCTGTTAGAAAAGGGTTCAAACATTGTTGCAAAAACAAACAGACCCATTGTTCTGTATAGACAAACACTAGAAGAAGAGGAAGAGTCCTATGAGGAAATTGTCTGCACACTTACCAAAGGGTATGTGATTGAACAGATGGTTACATCAGGAGGCATTTTAGTTCCAAGCTTTCATCAGCAGTTTGTATTTACAATTGAAGAGTATCCGCAAGAATTGTTGAGAAAAAGCAAAGATCGCTTTTTAGAAATGATTGATTTTCTTGATGAGCAATTAAAATAGCATCATAGTTAATAAAGACCGTAAAATTCATGATTTTTGCATGCAATTACTAGAATTTCAGGCTAAAGAACTATTTCGAGAATATGGAATTAATCTTCTTAAAAGTATCTCATCAACTAACATAGAAGAAGGCAGAAAGCATGCAAAAGAATTAGGATATCCATTTGTAATCAAGATTCAGGTGCCTGTAGGAGGCAGGGGAAAAGCAGGAGGAATTCAAAAATGTCAAAACGATGACGAATTTGAGTTGAAATATCCTCAAGTCATGGACTTGACAATTAAAGGAGAAAAAGCAAGAGCAATTTTACTTGAAAAAATGGCAGATATTAAAAAAGAACTGTATCTATCATTGTTTTTGAACCGTTCAAAAAGATGCTATACAATAATTGCATCTACTGAAGGTGGGGTAGAGATTGAATCAGTAAAAAACCAAATCATCAAAGAAGTGGGATTAGGAGAAGTCTCAGATGAACTTGCAAGAGAAGTTGCAAAAGAGATGGAATTAGAAGGAAACACAGCAGAACAATTTGTAGATACATTAAAGAAATTATCAAAACTTACAATTGAAAAAGAAGCAGAGCTAGTTGAGATAAATCCATTAGCAATAATGCAAGATGATTCAATCATGGCACTTGATGGAAAATTTGTGACAGACGATAATAGTAACTTTAGACACCCAGAATTACAAAAATATCAAGAAAAAACTGCAATAGAAGAACAAGCTGAAAAAAGTGGGTTTTCCCTAGTTGAACTAGATGGAGACATTGCAGTTGTTGGAAATGGTGCAGGATTAGTAATGTCAACACTAGATATGTTATCAGACAACGGCGGCAAGCCTGCATGCTTTCTAGATGTAGGAGGAGGTGCAACTACAGAATCAGTGTACGAAGCATTGACTTTGATTAGTAAGTTAGACAGAGTAAAAGGAATCCTAGTAAACCTCTACGGAGGAATTGTAAAGACCACTGTAGTTGCAGAAGCATTTCTTAAAGCATATGAAGATAACCTAATTGATTTACCAGTATTTGCCAGACTAAAAGGAACAGAATCTGAAAAAGCAAAAGAGATGCTTGATGGTTCTAGAACCAACATATTTGATTCTGTAGAAGAGGCAATTAATGCAGCAGTGATGGGGATAAAAAAATGACAGATATTTTTGGATTACTAAAAGGAAAACCAGGAGAATCAGATTATAACAACAAAGGAGTAATTGTTCAAGGAATTACCGGATCATATGGTTCATTGCATGCAGGTAAAATGTTAGAATATGGAACCAACATAGTTGCAGGAGTCACACCAGGTAAAGGTGGGCAAACATGGAATGAGAGCGTACCAATTTACAATACAATGCAAGAAGCAGTAGATGCAACAGATGCAAAAATTTCAATAATTTTTGTTCCAGCAAAATTCTTCTTGTCAGCTGCCAAAGATGCATTAGAAGCAGGAATCAAACTACTAGTTGCAATTCCTGAGCACGTACCAATCAGAGATACCATGGAAGCATTAGATTTGGCAAAAAAGAAAGGAGCAGTGATTATTGGTCCAAACACACCAGGAATAATGATTCCAGAATTAATTAAAATTGGAATTATGCCACCAATGCCATTTAAGGCAGGTAAAATTGCAGTGTTGTCAAAAAGTGGAACTTTGCTTTATGAAATTTCTGATGCACTAACAAATTCAGGATTTGGGCAATCCATTACAATTGGTATTGGAGGAGACCCTGTAAACGGTACAAGACTAATTGATGCATTTGATATGATCAAAGATATTCCAGATTTGGAAGGATTAGTAGTAGTTGGGGAAATAGGTGGAGATTCAGAAGAGATTTTGGCTCAAAGAATTATCGATAGTGGATTTAACAAACCAACTGTAGCATACATTGCAGGAAGAGCAGCACCAAAAGAAAAGAGAATGGGACATGCAGGAGCAATAGTAATGGGAACCTATGGTTCAGCAGAATCCAAAGTATCGATGTTTAATAAAGCAAACATTCCAGTAGCAAAAAGACCTGCAGAAGTACCAGTGTTACTAGCCGGAAAAATGGAAAAATCCGATTAGAATAAAAGAGAGAGATAAAGGAGACAATTAAATGCCAATTACAGACCCGGAGAAAAAGAGAATAGCACAACAAGCACGTCTTGTTATGAGAATTTGCTTCAAATGTGGATGCAGAAATGATATTGATGCAACCAGATGTAGAAAATGCAGAAACCCATACTTGAGACTAAAGAATAGAAATCTCGGGGTCAAGAAATAGAATTAAACAGTCATCAATCTTTGTCTATAATCTACAATTGCTGATTTTATTTCTGTATAGTATTGTTTGGCAAAAGATTTTGCAGCTTCAGGATCATCAAGATCCTCAAAGACAAGCTGAAGATCATCTGGAAGTTGATCATTCATTTGAAACAATATCCTAGCTGCTTCCACATACTGTCCTAAATTATCAGCATACTCAAATGCCAACTTCATCCTGTCAATAATTGCATCAAATTCTTGTAATATCATATAGATTATTTTTCAGATTTAGTAGAAAAGGCCAA
This genomic interval carries:
- the dps gene encoding DNA protection during starvation protein, producing MSESKPNVVGINVLKQNGLDVDELVKELIKNAAVEFTAYYYFTNLRAHCTGMEGEGLKGIIEDARLEDLSHFESCIERIYQLGGSLPNDATEFIKISGCEFLQLPANPTDHKAILEKCLKAEQGAIVNWDKICKMTLGKDPATYDIAKDILAEEIEHESWFLELIYGRPSGHMRRKYAGERPHTRKHSRALDMA
- a CDS encoding ATP-grasp domain-containing protein: MQLLEFQAKELFREYGINLLKSISSTNIEEGRKHAKELGYPFVIKIQVPVGGRGKAGGIQKCQNDDEFELKYPQVMDLTIKGEKARAILLEKMADIKKELYLSLFLNRSKRCYTIIASTEGGVEIESVKNQIIKEVGLGEVSDELAREVAKEMELEGNTAEQFVDTLKKLSKLTIEKEAELVEINPLAIMQDDSIMALDGKFVTDDNSNFRHPELQKYQEKTAIEEQAEKSGFSLVELDGDIAVVGNGAGLVMSTLDMLSDNGGKPACFLDVGGGATTESVYEALTLISKLDRVKGILVNLYGGIVKTTVVAEAFLKAYEDNLIDLPVFARLKGTESEKAKEMLDGSRTNIFDSVEEAINAAVMGIKK
- a CDS encoding CoA-binding protein produces the protein MTDIFGLLKGKPGESDYNNKGVIVQGITGSYGSLHAGKMLEYGTNIVAGVTPGKGGQTWNESVPIYNTMQEAVDATDAKISIIFVPAKFFLSAAKDALEAGIKLLVAIPEHVPIRDTMEALDLAKKKGAVIIGPNTPGIMIPELIKIGIMPPMPFKAGKIAVLSKSGTLLYEISDALTNSGFGQSITIGIGGDPVNGTRLIDAFDMIKDIPDLEGLVVVGEIGGDSEEILAQRIIDSGFNKPTVAYIAGRAAPKEKRMGHAGAIVMGTYGSAESKVSMFNKANIPVAKRPAEVPVLLAGKMEKSD
- a CDS encoding 50S ribosomal protein L40e, with protein sequence MPITDPEKKRIAQQARLVMRICFKCGCRNDIDATRCRKCRNPYLRLKNRNLGVKK